TCCACTTCTTCCTTGCTCACCATGCCGACCGCGATAGAGTGGTAGCCTTTTAGATTCCTTGCAAAGTCCATGGATTTTTTGTACTCATTTAGCAGGACCCCTCCGCCGAGGACCTTCATAAGGAGGACGCCTTTTCCCCTGCTGCTTGATACTTCGATAGCTTTTTTCATGTCTTCTACACTTCCGCCAAGTATTCCCACACCTTTGTAATTTATGATTGGGAATACCACATCTATATCGTCCCTCTGTGAAGCAAGCTCGACGACTTTTACATTGTGGGTGGAAATGCCGACCGCCTTTATGTATCCTTTGCTCTTATAGTCAAGAAGGCACTTTAAGGCTTCTTTTCTTACGTCAAAGACATCTTCTCCCACCCTTGCGGCATGCATGAAGAAAATATCAATGTAGTTTCTGTCGAGGGCTCTCAATGCCTCGTCGATGGCTTTTTCCATATCGCTGTAAGTCGATGCCGTGGATTTTGTGGAAATTACGGGATTTATCCCCGTCAGTTTTATTGCTTCCCTTATGGGTTCGTAGGTTTTGTACATCTGGGCCGTATCGATGAAGTTAATGCCTTTTTTTAACGCGTATGCCGTAACTTCAACGCATGAGTCAAGGTCCAAGTTTTTTTGAAGGGGCCCCATGGGAAGGGCTCCAAAACAAAGCTCTGTAACTTCTATGCCCGTCATGCCGAGAACGTTCTTTTTCATAAAAACCCCCACCTTTAACGTAATATTTTAGTAAATATATTTCTACTAAATTTTATATAACCCTTTTTATGGGGGAAATTATATTAAGCGATTGAGCATATCGGTATGAAAAGAGGTGCGGAAACGAAAATTTGTTGTCGACCTTCGGTAGTGCAAAAACTCCAGGGATCGACGATTATACTCAAAATTAAAATTAAAATCGTTTTTTGAAGGATTTCTGAAGTTTGGTGTCGAAATTGTTTAAAAGAAATTCGATGCATTATTTTCAACGTAAATTTTTTTATGACTTATAAGGGATTGAAACTGAGGCCTCGCACTTATCTATAACAGGGTTAAAAGGATTCACAATATAGAAATATATTGTGAAAAACGAATATTTTGGCTCTTATACCCGCAGAGATTAGGGGGTGGGAAGTGACCGCGATATAATGATGAACATTCTGTCGAAGAGGATGCGATGAGAATACCTGTTCCTGGGGTTATCTTGATAAAATATTTGGGGGGGAGATTTACCGTGACAAGAGCAATTATAGGTCCCGGTAAATACGTTCAGGGAAACGGGGTTTTGAAAGATATTAAGGAACATACCATGAAACTGGGCCGCTCATTTTTCATAATCGCCAGCGAAAATGGCATTAAAAGGACAAAGCCCGTGATAGAGGAAAGTTTTGCCGGGGAGAAAGTGGAACTGGTATTTGAACCCTTTAATGGTGAATGTTCCGAAAATGAAATTGAAAGGCTTAAAGGTCTCGCCGAAAAAAATAATTCCCAGGTTATAGTGGGAATCGGAGGCGGAAAAGTTCTTGATACCGCTAAAGCCATAGCCTATTTTCTCAAGCTGCCGGTTGTGGTAGTTCCAACAGTAGCGTCCACGGACGCCCCGTGCAGTGCGCTTTCGGTAATATATACTGACGAAGGCGTATTCAGTAAGTATCTGATCCTGCCGCGAAATCCCGACGTGGTTATGGTGGATACGGGATTTATAGTCAAAGCTCCGGCTAGGTTGCTGGCAGCCGGAATGGGTGATGCTCTCGCCACATACTTTGAGGCAAGGGCGTGCTTCAGGTCCAACGCTACAACTCTGGCCGGCGGTAAAAGCACCAAAGCTGCGATGGCCCTCGCTGAACTGTGCTACAGGACTTTGCTGGAGGATGGCTTGAAGGCGAAGCTGGCCGTGGAGAACAACGCGTGCACTTTGGCTGTCGAAAACATTGTGGAGGCAAATACCTACCTGAGCGGCATAGGTTTCGAGAGCGGGGGACTTGCTGCCGCCCATGCCATCCATAACGGTTTTACGGTTCTCGAAGAGTGCCACCACATGTATCACGGCGAAAAAGTAGCATTTGGCACCATTGTGCAGCTGGTGCTCGAAAACAGCCCGATGGAAGAACTGGAAGAAGTGGTTGGTTTTTGCCTGGATGTAGGGCTCCCCGTCACTCTGGAGGACCTGGGAATCAAGGAAGTAAAAGAGGCGGATATAAGAAAGGTCGCGGAAGCCTCCTGCGCCGAAGGCGAAACCATCCACAACATGCCTTTTAAAGTGACGCCGGAGGATGTATATAACGCCATATTGGGCGCCGACGCTCTTGGCAGAACTTTAAAGAATCAATATATAAGATAGTTCCGGTTGAAATAGAAAATAATTGCCTGAACTAGCCAAAGAGTGCTTAGCAAAAAACCGCTTTTAGGTTATGCGTGAAGTCCCCCTGTCAGGTAGACAGTGGAAATAATTAAAATTCTGCGTAAGGCACCAATCAAAAATGGTTGGTGCTTTCTTTATGCTGTATACCGGCAGGATAGTTGCGATACTCCATTGGCGTCATGCATTTTAAACGTTTCTGGTATCTTTTTGTATTGTAGTAATCTATGTATTCCTCATAGTCATCGCCTTTTGCTCTTTTTAGCCTGCATATACCGAAAATAGTAACCCGAATAAGGTAAAAAATAAGCCCGCATGGGCATTAACACCCATGGGGCGCTTTTAAGCAATTTTCTGTCCTATCGTACATCCTTTAGGAGTGCTTTTTCCTTCCAATTGCCTTTTTTGAAGAAAATGACGGTTATTATAGCTCCAAATACCCAGGCGATTAAAAGGGAAACGAATATTGACTCCGGCCTACCGTTAGGGTATTCTGCACTCCGCGTGAGATAGGCAATACCATAAGCAATGGGTACCCGCAGGAAAATTGTAGTTATCAATGAAAGCCACATAGGAGTCACAGTATCTCCTGCACCGCGCATGACTCCTGAAAGAACCTGTGTCACCGCCATCGCAATATACC
The DNA window shown above is from Thermosediminibacter oceani DSM 16646 and carries:
- a CDS encoding aldo/keto reductase, with the translated sequence MKKNVLGMTGIEVTELCFGALPMGPLQKNLDLDSCVEVTAYALKKGINFIDTAQMYKTYEPIREAIKLTGINPVISTKSTASTYSDMEKAIDEALRALDRNYIDIFFMHAARVGEDVFDVRKEALKCLLDYKSKGYIKAVGISTHNVKVVELASQRDDIDVVFPIINYKGVGILGGSVEDMKKAIEVSSSRGKGVLLMKVLGGGVLLNEYKKSMDFARNLKGYHSIAVGMVSKEEVDFNVNYFNGIYDEEKSPVLGKNQKNFIVVDSLCKGCKTCLSACPNYAMEFAEERNKAYINREKCLTCGYCTASCPEFAIRVI
- a CDS encoding glycerol dehydrogenase, with product MTRAIIGPGKYVQGNGVLKDIKEHTMKLGRSFFIIASENGIKRTKPVIEESFAGEKVELVFEPFNGECSENEIERLKGLAEKNNSQVIVGIGGGKVLDTAKAIAYFLKLPVVVVPTVASTDAPCSALSVIYTDEGVFSKYLILPRNPDVVMVDTGFIVKAPARLLAAGMGDALATYFEARACFRSNATTLAGGKSTKAAMALAELCYRTLLEDGLKAKLAVENNACTLAVENIVEANTYLSGIGFESGGLAAAHAIHNGFTVLEECHHMYHGEKVAFGTIVQLVLENSPMEELEEVVGFCLDVGLPVTLEDLGIKEVKEADIRKVAEASCAEGETIHNMPFKVTPEDVYNAILGADALGRTLKNQYIR
- a CDS encoding IS3 family transposase, whose product is MFYLIRVTIFGICRLKRAKGDDYEEYIDYYNTKRYQKRLKCMTPMEYRNYPAGIQHKESTNHF